The sequence ACACAGTCCATTACCCGGGTCACAACGTCCATTACCTGGGTCACACCGTCCATTACCCGGGTCACACCGTCCATTACCCGGGTCACACAGTCCATTACCCGGGTCACACAGACCATTACCCGGGTCACACAGTCCATTACCCGGGTCACACCGTCCATTACCCTGGTCACACAGTCCATTACCCGGGTCACACCGTCCATTACCCGGGTCACACCGTCCATTACCCGGGTCACACAGACCATTACCTGGGTCACGCAGTCCATTACCCGGGTCACACAGTCCATTATCTGGGTCACAAGGTCCATTACCCGGGTCACACAGTCCATTACCTGGGTCACAAAGTCCATTACCCAGGTCACACAGTCCATTATCTGGGTCACACAGTCCATTACCCGGGTCACACAGTCCATTACCTGGGTCACAAAGTCCATTACCCGGGTCACACCGTCCATTACCCGAGTCACACCGTCCATTACCCGGGTCACACCGTCCATTACCTGGGTCACAAAGTCCATTACCCGGGTCACAAAGTCCATTACCCGGGTCACAAAGTCCATTACCCAGGTCACACAGTCCATTACCCGGGTAATGCATCTGGCCTTCCTCTGGACTCCTCAGCTATAGAGAGAGTCCAGCTGTGGTCCACTGAACCTTGGTCTCCTGTTTGGTGCAGTTGTCGTGTTGTCTGTGGACAGGAACACTCTGTCATGTTGTCTGTGGACAGGAACACTCAGTCATGTTGTCTGTGGACAGGAACACTCAGTCATGTTGTCTGTGGACAGGAACACTCAGTCATGTTGTCTGTGGACAGGAACACTCAGTCATGTTGTCTGTGGACAGGAACACTCAGTCATGTTGTCTGTGGACAGGAACACTCAGTCATGTTGTCTGTGGACAGGAACACTCAGTCGTGTTGTCTGTGGACAGGAACACTCAGTCATGTTGTCTGTGGACAGGAACACTCAGTCATGTTGTCTGTGGACAGGAACACTCTGTCATGTTGTCTGTGGACAGGAACACTCAGTCGTGTTGTCTGTGGACAGGAACACTCAGTCATGTTGTCTGTGGACAGGAACACTCAGTCGTGTTGTCTGTGGACAGGAACACTCAGTCGTGTTGTCTGTGGACAGGAACACTCTGTCATGTTGTCTGTGGACAGGAACACTCAATCATGTTCTCTGTGGACAGGAACACTCAGTCGTGTTGTCTGTGGACAGGAACACTCAATCATGTTCTCTGTGGACAGGAACACTCAGTCGTGTTGTCTGTGGACAGGAACACTCAGTCATGTTGTCTGTGGACAGGAACACTCAGTCGTGTTGTCTGTGGACAGGAACACTCAGTCATGTTGTCTGTGGACAGGAACACTCAGTCGTGTTGTCTGTGGACAGGAACACTCTGTCATGTTGTCTGTGGACAGGAACACTCAATCATGTTCTCTGTGGACAGGAACACTCAGTCGTGTTGTCTGTGGACAGGAACACTCAGTCGTGTTGTCTGTGGACAGGAACACTCTGTCATGTTGTCTGTGGACAGGAACACTCAGTCATGTTGTCTGTGGACAGGAACACTCAGTCGTGTTGTCTGTGGACAGGAACACTCTGTCATGTTGTCTGTGGACAGGAACACTCAATCATGTTGTCTGTGGACAGGAACACTCAGTCATGTTGTCTGTGGACAGGAACACTCAGTCGTGTTGTCTGTGGACAGGAACACTCTGTCATGTTGTCTGTGGACAGGAACACTCAATCATGTTCTCTGTGGACAGGAACACTCAGTCGTGTTGTCTGTGGACAGGAACACTCAGTCGTGTTGTCTGTGGACAGGAACACTCAGTCAGACACACTGGAATAACTTTTGTGGATTTCTCATTTTTCTTTTGCTCCTCTGTTGTTGAAAAAAAGCTGTCAGCAGTTTGCTGGTTTTATTTTGGGGATTCATAAAATCCTCAGAAGTCCAAATAAGGGAGACTGCACTCCTCCCTAAATGATCACGGATTGGATTTTGGCCAAATGATTACTGATCACAAATGATTACTGATCACAAATGATTACTGATCACAAATGATTACTGATCACAAATGATTACTGATCACAAATGATTACTGATCACAAATGATTACTGATCACAAATGATTACTGATCACAAATGATTACTGATCACAAATGATTACTGATCACAGGCATGTTGCATTCtgtaccaggggtgtccaaactttttcacccGGGGGCCGCGTTGGACTAAAAGAAATTTGGCCTGGCCGAAAGACGACTGCATGTAcagtaacatatatatatatatatatatatatatatatatatatatatatatatatatatataaattattgtttttattagtaAAGTTAATATAATGAATATATAAGTGATCATAAATATAATTAGATATTAAGAGTATTACTTCTGTGACAACCTCCCTAAAGTTGTGTAAAACATGAGGAAAGTCAAGCAGCTCCAAACATGTTTGGATTCAATCTTTTGCactttcccatcatgctttgtaatggattgaAACACactttcccatcatgctttgtaatggattgaAACACactttcccatcatgctttgtaatggattgaAACACactttcccatcatgctttgtaatggattgaAAGGCactttcccatcatgctttgtaatggattgaAACACactttcccatcatgctttgtaatggattgaAATGAGTGTCATTTAGAATTTTTCCACAGTGCTTGGCCTTTTTTTATGATGCCCACACAGTTCAGTGAGCGAGTGAACATGTTTGTTGACTTTTATGTTGGTTTTGACTTATTGTTCCTGCGccatgattagggaaggttgtttggattgggtcatacaagtgaaTGATGTGCTGTAATTCCACTCAGCGCACAATTCAGGGTAATTGACCTTTATATATTGCTAGTGTCCACAAGATGGTGGCAAAGTCTGATATTTGAAGTTCATTTGAAAAGTCTCCTCGGGCCTTATTGAAGATCATGATGTCTCGCTGGTGAATTTATTGAAGTTTGGACAACCCTTTTCTACACCAACTAACCAGGGGAGCTTCCAAGAAATTGTCGTTCATTTGGCTGTTAAAAAAGTGACACTATGCAGTTTTCTTTCAAATAAATGTGATGACAGTCTACACTTTATAGTTAGCCACCTTGAAATACATGTTTGGATTTCACACTTCTTTACACATTTTTATCtttctttttactttttcttttctATCATGGGCACAAACATGCAGATGAATTTAAGTTGCAAATGAAATGCACGTCACTGCCGCTTGAAAGTAGAAGTAGTAACAACATGGTGGTGTGAATGATTCCACCACTGTGAGCTACTTTGTTTGTTGGCCTGGTAAAAAGTTGCATTTCACACACTCCACCAGAGGTTTCTTTTCCCAATGCTGGAATAAGTTCTTTGCAGCGTGTAGCCATTTGTTCAAAACCAAACCcctgacaacacttttcttttctttggaacaaaacTCTCGCTCTTGTTAGCGTTAGCACTAGCCATGTTTTGCTAGGCATGCTGCTAAGGAAATAAGGGGGTGGGCGGAAGCTCCTGGGGACAAAAAGTATGCCGGagcaagaggagaaaaaatgtatacatatgttttttttaattgtctgcAACAAAAATTCTGAAATTTAGCGATAACATGGATACATGGCCCAGGCTGACTTCAGGTGGAGACTACCTGGCTACCTGGCTATCTGTCTACCTGTCTACCTGCAAATGACAGAGACACGGCACTATTTTCAGGACACAAATGTGCATTTTGTGGAGAGGGGAGATGAGGAAGGCTCTCTACAGAGGAGGTGGTCTGTGGCGCCACCTATCTCCCACATACAAAACTGTCCTTTCTACCTTTCCAAAGAGACTCAAACGTTTTGCCTGGAGCAAATAAGAACAGGACGTACACACTTTATCTGGTTAATAGAACTGAAAGGAACATTCTATGCTTGAGTGTGTTCCATTGTATCCATGAAACATGCCCCATTGGCTTTACAATCTCAAAGTGTGTGAAAACCCTCCAAACATCACAATATGATACACATTCAGGCGGACATTTTTCAATACTCCGCTCTAAACAGCTTCGGCAATTTCCGTAGCTTAGGGGTCGGACGATGGCACCGGAGGAACGCTTCTGCACtttgaccatattattaggtcagtcatactggaaatacgcacaAATAGTAAatagatgtgctgtttatcattcacaatccttatggaaGAACACACATGCTTGGCTCTTTGAGGCATTCAGCATCGTAAATAAATATCTAACAAGTCAAGGGAGTCGTCGAGGGTCCTCCACTGCCATTTCTGTAATATGTtgtcaaaaataaatacttaaaaaaatatatatatattttacagtaacattttaatGATTGAGTTGTCACTTTTTTTACTGGATAATCTAAAGATTGTtttcaatatgtgtgtgtgtatatatatatatatatatatatatatatatatatatatatatatatatatatatatatatactgtatatacagtggggccaaaaagtatttagtcagccagcgattgtgcaagttctcccacttcaaatgatgacagaggtctgtcattttcatcataggtacacttcaactgtgagagacgaatgtgaaaaaaaatccaggaattctcattggaggaattttaaagaatttatttgtaaatgatggtgaaaaataagtatttggtcaagcattcaaaactctcactgatggaaggaggttttggctccaaatctcaggatacatggccccattcattctttctttaacacggatcaatcgtcctgtccccttagcagaaaaacagccccaaagcatgatgtttccacccccatgcttcacagtaggtatggtgttcttgggatgcaactcagtattcttcttcctccaaacaccaccagttgagtttataccaaaaaggatacatggatgatacagcagaggattgggagaatgtcatgtggtcagatgaaaccaaaatacaactttttggtataaactcaactggtggtgtttggaggaagaagaatactgagttgcatcccaggaacaccacacctactgtgaagcatgggtatctgtctctcacagttgaagtgtacctatgatgaaaatgatagacctctgtcatcatttgaagtgggagaacttgcacaatcgctggctgactaaatacttttttgccccactgtatatacagtatatatatatatatatatatatatatatatatatgtgtgtgtgtgtgtgtgtatatatgtctgtgtatttatatatgtgtgtgtgtgtgtgtgccgctcacactggtgaatgaatgatgaatgaatgataggtggtggtaagGAGGGAGggtccgtaggcgcaaactggcagccatgtggctacagatgtagcttaccaccaccactcggtgtgaatgaatgatggcttcccacttctctgtgagcgctttgactatctaataatagaaaagcgccatataaatctaatccatcatttttatcattatgtatgtatatatatatatatatatatatatatatatatatatatatatatatatatatatatatatatatatatatgtatatatatgtatgtatatatatgtatatatctcagctacaatcagggggcagggaccccaaaggggataagcggtaaaaaatgggtggatgtgtatatgtatatatatatatatatatacacatatatatatatatatatatatatgtacacatatatatatatatatatatatatatatatatacacatatatatacatatatatacacatatatatatacacacatatatatatatatatatatatatatccatccatccatttcctaccgcttattccctttcggggtcacgggtggcactggcgcctatctcagctacaatcaggtggaaggcggggtaaaccctggacaagtcgccacctcaccgctgggccaacacagatagacagacaacattcacacactagggaccatttagtgttgccaatcaacctatccccaggtgcatgtctttggaggtgggaggggcctatccccaggtgcatgtctttggaggtgggaggggcctatccccaggtgcatgtctttggaggtgggaggggcctatccccaggtgcatgtctctggaggtgggaggggcctatccccaggtgcatgtctttggaggtgggaagaagccggagtacctggagggaacccacgcattcacggagagaacatgcaaactccacacagaaagatatatatatatatatatatgtgtgtgtaaatatatatatatatatatatatgtatatatatatatgtatatgtatatatgtatttacagtacatacatatatatacatatacacgtatacatatatatatatatatatatatacacatatatatatatatttacacacatatatatatatatatatatatatatatatatatatatattgatcgatggatatatatagatatattttgtATAGATGTCAGTGATCAGCATCAATA comes from Nerophis ophidion isolate RoL-2023_Sa linkage group LG24, RoL_Noph_v1.0, whole genome shotgun sequence and encodes:
- the LOC133542214 gene encoding splicing factor 3A subunit 2-like, with product MSLGKSSKSLGYGTTFNVSVQETGHTVHYPGHTVHYPGHTVHYPGHTFHYPGHTVHYPGHTVHYLGHTDHYPGHTVHYPGHTVHYPGPLPGSHRPLPGSHSPLPGSHRPLPGSHSPLPWSHSPLPGSHSPLPGSHSPLPGSHSPLPGSQRPLPGSHRPLPGSHRPLPGSHSPLPGSHRPLPGSHSPLPGSHRPLPWSHSPLPGSHRPLPGSHRPLPGSHRPLPGSRSPLPGSHSPLSGSQGPLPGSHSPLPGSQSPLPRSHSPLSGSHSPLPGSHSPLPGSQSPLPGSHRPLPESHRPLPGSHRPLPGSQSPLPGSQSPLPGSQSPLPRSHSPLPG